One stretch of Dehalogenimonas sp. THU2 DNA includes these proteins:
- a CDS encoding formate--tetrahydrofolate ligase: MVKLDPTRLKDWQIAEEAEKTMKPVNRLAAEWGILDEELLPYGHHLGKVDYSAVTARLKDQPNGRYIDVTAITPTPLGEGKSTTTMGLVQGLAKRKGNVSGAIRQPSGGPTFNIKGSAAGGGLSQCIPLTPFSLGLTGDIDAITNAHNLAMVALTARLQHEAINTDEFLGKRNLKRLNIDPHNVPMRWVMDFCAQSLRDIIIGLGGKTDGFMMRSGFAISVSSEVMAIMAVFTSLRDLRERISRIVVAYDRQGNPVTTKDLEVDGAMTAWLVRASNPNLLQSIEGQPVMVHAGPFANIAVGQSSIVADQVALKLSDYHVTESGFGADIGFEKFWNIKCRVSGLKPNCAVIVATIRALKMHGGGPRVTPGKPLDAAYTDPNPGLVEKGLLNLIAHIETVKKSGMNPVVCINHFHTDSPEEISIVKRAAEAAGARAAVSRHWLNGGEGALELADAVIDACEEANDFKLLYEDNLPLRARIDKIAKEVYGADGVSYTPDALSKAQTIEADPTKAHFATCMVKTHLSLSHDPALKGRPEGWTLPIRDILVYNGAGFIVPVAGDIKLMPGTSSDPAFRRIDVDVETGKVKGLF, encoded by the coding sequence TTGGTCAAACTTGATCCGACCAGGCTCAAGGACTGGCAGATTGCCGAGGAAGCTGAAAAAACCATGAAACCGGTTAACCGGCTGGCTGCGGAATGGGGCATCCTTGATGAGGAACTCCTGCCTTACGGCCATCACCTGGGTAAGGTGGACTACTCAGCGGTTACCGCCAGGCTCAAAGACCAGCCCAACGGCAGGTATATCGACGTTACCGCCATCACCCCCACACCACTGGGTGAAGGTAAAAGCACCACGACCATGGGCCTGGTGCAGGGTCTGGCCAAACGCAAAGGTAATGTCTCCGGCGCTATCCGCCAGCCTTCCGGCGGACCAACTTTCAACATCAAGGGCAGTGCGGCCGGTGGCGGGTTGTCACAGTGCATCCCCTTGACGCCTTTTTCACTTGGCTTGACCGGCGATATCGACGCTATTACCAATGCCCACAACCTGGCGATGGTGGCCTTGACCGCCCGCTTGCAGCATGAGGCCATCAACACCGATGAGTTTTTAGGCAAACGCAACCTCAAGCGATTGAATATCGACCCCCACAACGTACCCATGCGCTGGGTGATGGATTTCTGCGCCCAGTCTCTGAGAGATATAATCATCGGGCTGGGCGGTAAAACCGACGGCTTCATGATGCGTAGCGGGTTCGCCATTTCCGTCAGTTCCGAGGTCATGGCCATCATGGCCGTCTTCACCAGCCTCCGCGATCTGAGAGAACGTATCTCCCGGATAGTGGTAGCCTATGACCGGCAGGGCAACCCGGTGACCACCAAGGACCTTGAAGTGGACGGGGCTATGACCGCGTGGCTGGTGAGAGCCTCCAATCCTAATCTACTGCAAAGTATCGAGGGACAGCCGGTGATGGTGCATGCCGGACCTTTCGCCAACATCGCTGTCGGCCAATCTTCGATCGTGGCTGATCAGGTGGCTTTGAAATTATCAGATTACCACGTCACCGAAAGCGGTTTTGGCGCCGACATCGGTTTCGAGAAGTTCTGGAACATCAAGTGCCGGGTGAGCGGGCTGAAACCCAACTGCGCCGTTATTGTCGCCACGATACGCGCCTTGAAGATGCACGGCGGCGGGCCAAGGGTAACCCCCGGTAAACCACTGGACGCCGCCTATACCGATCCCAATCCGGGTCTGGTCGAAAAAGGCCTGTTGAATCTCATCGCCCATATCGAAACGGTCAAAAAGTCCGGGATGAACCCCGTGGTGTGCATCAACCATTTCCATACCGACTCTCCGGAGGAGATCAGTATCGTAAAGCGTGCTGCAGAGGCAGCAGGCGCCCGTGCCGCGGTTTCACGTCACTGGTTGAACGGCGGAGAAGGCGCGTTGGAACTGGCCGACGCTGTCATCGACGCCTGCGAAGAGGCCAATGACTTTAAACTGCTCTACGAGGACAATCTGCCGCTCAGGGCGCGCATAGATAAAATCGCGAAAGAAGTGTATGGAGCGGATGGCGTAAGTTACACGCCGGACGCTTTGTCCAAAGCCCAGACGATCGAGGCCGACCCAACTAAGGCTCATTTTGCCACCTGCATGGTGAAAACGCACTTGTCACTGTCGCATGACCCTGCGCTCAAAGGGCGCCCCGAAGGCTGGACGCTGCCGATCCGTGATATCCTGGTATATAACGGCGCCGGATTCATCGTGCCGGTGGCTGGGGATATCAAGCTTATGCCAGGTACATCGTCAGACCCGGCTTTTCGGCGCATCGATGTCGATGTGGAGACGGGAAAAGTGAAGGGATTGTTTTAA
- a CDS encoding ferredoxin-like protein, protein MHHSLPFYGRYQNRFLKAYMTLAPFTRLPLLGKLVRRLANNYARSQHGGFALNSGEAAAIVDASDWVAIGECACRKVFHNCDNPIEAEIVVGFGREVYSDAEHNFREVSKDEAKALLLRCKDANLMSIMMQCRGHYYAICNCCHCCCVPYRLKRRYGIEYAIIRDENIVESFKHQMSEHQD, encoded by the coding sequence ATGCATCACTCCTTACCGTTTTACGGCCGTTACCAGAACCGTTTCTTGAAAGCCTATATGACGCTGGCTCCGTTTACCCGGTTGCCGCTTCTGGGCAAGCTTGTGCGCCGTTTGGCCAACAATTATGCCCGGAGCCAGCATGGAGGTTTCGCCCTGAATTCGGGGGAAGCCGCAGCTATCGTCGATGCCTCAGACTGGGTTGCAATCGGGGAGTGCGCCTGCCGCAAGGTATTTCATAATTGCGATAACCCGATCGAAGCAGAGATTGTGGTCGGATTCGGCAGAGAAGTGTATTCCGATGCCGAGCACAACTTCAGGGAAGTCTCTAAGGATGAGGCTAAGGCATTACTACTTCGGTGCAAGGACGCTAACCTCATGTCCATCATGATGCAATGCCGCGGTCATTACTATGCCATATGCAATTGCTGCCACTGTTGCTGTGTGCCATACCGGCTGAAACGCCGCTACGGCATAGAATACGCCATCATCCGGGACGAGAATATCGTCGAGAGCTTCAAACACCAGATGTCTGAGCATCAAGACTAA
- a CDS encoding ASKHA domain-containing protein has translation MNQQISDKYQVAFQPYGITVEANCGENLLELARRAGVGITASCGGDGVCGTCKVKIIKGEVESPPSLQLCNDEISSGFRLACRCRVMSDLIVEVPPESRAPVSEGHLRSLVTSEETLAATNWRFSPPVFKLLVELPQPSLKDNSSDLTRIERELESHGIQNARLNIILLKKIAASLRGGNWRVTLTVLKEPGGLRLTDIEPGDTRSHMYGLAFDIGTTGVRGEVLDLTEGRVLAQGVEYNGQRSYGDDVISRIAYAGKPGGLETLQRAVVTTLNKLINEMTGRAGIDGSDIAHVTVAANTTMVHLLLGLDPKHLRLAPYVPTAADLPALPSGDIGLLVGAGVPLYVVPSVASYIGGDIVSGLVGTGIFQRQETVLYIDIGTNGETVVGNSEWMVSASCSAGPAFEGGGIRHGMLATSGAIETFKIGTRSGGPVVTAIGGEKPRGICGAGLISIVAGLFTAGVIDQRGKFQPEVSERVRPGTDGYEYLVVEAHETGTGKDIVLTEVDIDNLIRAKAAMYAGYQTLLASVDMTFEQLDKVVIAGTFGSHLDIEDAVTVGLLPDICRDRFVFVGNGSLLGARLCSFSTDLVEAGKLVAKLVTNIELSENASFMDNYIASMFLPHTDAALFPGVTRQAMPSNKGSR, from the coding sequence ATGAACCAGCAAATCAGCGACAAATACCAGGTGGCCTTTCAGCCGTACGGAATCACGGTCGAAGCCAACTGCGGCGAAAACCTGTTGGAACTGGCGCGCCGCGCCGGCGTCGGCATCACTGCATCCTGCGGAGGGGACGGCGTGTGCGGCACCTGCAAAGTGAAAATTATCAAGGGTGAGGTCGAAAGCCCGCCATCGCTGCAACTGTGCAACGACGAAATATCATCCGGATTCCGTCTGGCCTGCCGGTGCCGGGTAATGAGCGATCTGATCGTTGAAGTGCCACCGGAAAGCCGCGCTCCGGTCTCGGAAGGTCACTTAAGATCCCTGGTCACCAGTGAAGAAACCTTAGCCGCCACCAACTGGCGCTTCTCTCCTCCTGTATTCAAACTCCTGGTGGAGCTTCCGCAGCCCAGCCTGAAGGATAATTCCAGCGACCTGACGCGCATCGAACGTGAATTGGAATCCCACGGGATCCAAAACGCCCGTCTTAATATCATTCTGCTGAAGAAAATCGCCGCTTCGCTCCGGGGCGGGAATTGGAGAGTGACTCTCACGGTATTGAAAGAACCGGGTGGTCTCCGTTTGACAGATATCGAACCGGGCGACACACGATCACACATGTATGGATTGGCCTTCGATATCGGCACCACTGGCGTACGCGGGGAAGTTCTCGATTTAACCGAGGGTAGAGTCCTGGCCCAAGGGGTGGAATACAATGGGCAACGCTCCTACGGGGATGATGTCATCAGCCGCATCGCCTACGCGGGAAAACCCGGGGGGCTGGAAACACTGCAGCGGGCGGTCGTAACCACACTCAACAAACTTATCAACGAAATGACCGGGCGAGCGGGTATCGATGGATCGGATATCGCTCACGTCACCGTGGCGGCCAACACTACGATGGTCCACTTATTACTGGGTCTCGATCCAAAGCATTTGAGACTGGCGCCGTATGTGCCGACCGCAGCCGACCTTCCGGCTCTCCCTTCCGGGGACATCGGGCTATTGGTCGGCGCGGGAGTACCACTATACGTCGTTCCTTCAGTAGCAAGTTACATCGGTGGAGATATCGTCTCCGGGTTGGTCGGCACCGGAATATTTCAGCGACAGGAAACGGTGCTATATATTGATATCGGCACCAACGGCGAAACGGTCGTCGGCAACTCCGAGTGGATGGTCAGCGCGTCATGTTCAGCCGGTCCTGCCTTCGAGGGTGGGGGCATCCGCCACGGCATGCTGGCGACCAGCGGCGCGATCGAGACGTTCAAGATCGGCACCCGAAGCGGAGGCCCGGTGGTCACGGCTATCGGGGGCGAAAAACCGCGCGGCATCTGCGGCGCCGGCCTGATAAGCATCGTCGCCGGACTCTTTACCGCCGGTGTCATCGATCAACGAGGGAAATTCCAGCCCGAGGTATCCGAACGGGTTCGGCCCGGCACCGATGGATATGAGTATCTGGTCGTCGAGGCACACGAGACCGGCACCGGCAAGGATATCGTGCTGACCGAGGTGGATATCGATAACCTCATACGCGCCAAAGCGGCGATGTACGCCGGATACCAGACGCTTTTAGCGAGTGTCGATATGACCTTCGAACAACTGGACAAGGTGGTTATCGCCGGGACTTTCGGCAGTCACCTGGATATAGAAGACGCGGTGACCGTCGGCCTTCTGCCGGACATATGCCGAGATAGATTTGTATTTGTAGGCAACGGTTCATTATTGGGGGCACGGCTTTGCAGCTTCTCCACCGACCTTGTTGAGGCTGGCAAGCTTGTCGCCAAACTGGTGACCAATATCGAACTCTCCGAGAATGCCTCCTTCATGGATAATTATATCGCTTCAATGTTCTTGCCCCACACCGATGCCGCTCTTTTCCCCGGTGTCACCCGCCAGGCAATGCCATCCAATAAGGGTTCCCGATGA